In one window of Limnohabitans sp. MORI2 DNA:
- the rlmB gene encoding 23S rRNA (guanosine(2251)-2'-O)-methyltransferase RlmB, with the protein MSSAPKVLFGFHAVGVRVKTAPQSIIEIYFDPTRRDARMRQFIERATEAGVRLIEADGPRLAKLSGGHGHQGVAARVNEIKQVHSLDELLEGIEKVEAPLILVLDGVTDPHNLGACLRCADGAGAHAVIAPKDHAVGINATVAKVASGAAETVPYFMVTNLARTLNELKERNIWIIGTSDDAPKTLYQVDLKGPTALVLGAEGDGMRQLTRKTCDELISIPMCGGVESLNVSVASGVCLYEARRQRTVG; encoded by the coding sequence ATGTCTTCAGCCCCAAAAGTTCTCTTCGGTTTTCATGCCGTTGGCGTGCGCGTCAAAACAGCGCCGCAATCCATCATTGAAATTTACTTTGACCCCACGCGTCGCGATGCGCGCATGCGTCAATTCATCGAGCGCGCGACCGAAGCAGGTGTGCGTTTGATTGAGGCTGACGGCCCACGTTTGGCCAAGCTCTCAGGTGGTCACGGCCACCAAGGTGTGGCGGCGCGTGTGAATGAAATCAAGCAAGTGCATTCGTTGGATGAATTGCTCGAAGGCATTGAAAAAGTCGAAGCCCCGTTGATTTTGGTGCTTGACGGCGTGACCGATCCGCACAACCTTGGCGCGTGTTTGCGTTGCGCCGATGGCGCAGGTGCGCATGCGGTGATCGCGCCCAAAGACCATGCGGTGGGCATCAATGCCACCGTGGCCAAAGTGGCCAGTGGCGCGGCTGAGACAGTGCCGTATTTCATGGTGACCAATTTGGCCCGTACTTTGAATGAGCTGAAAGAACGCAATATCTGGATCATCGGCACCAGCGATGATGCCCCCAAAACGCTGTACCAAGTCGACCTCAAAGGTCCAACGGCTTTGGTGTTGGGTGCTGAAGGTGATGGCATGCGACAGCTCACGCGCAAGACGTGTGACGAGCTCATCAGCATTCCGATGTGTGGCGGTGTGGAGAGCTTGAACGTGTCAGTCGCCAGTGGCGTGTGCTTGTATGAGGCACGTCGTCAACGCACGGTCGGTTGA
- a CDS encoding ABC transporter ATP-binding protein: MTQPSFENSSTSPLMVVSHLSKSVQDASGTLHILRDIDFQLSPQQSLAIVGASGSGKSTLLSIMAGLDTPTQGTVYLGGVDMFAMDEDARAALRARQVGFVFQSFQLLGNMTALENVMLPLELAGVPNPRVAAKDMLARVGLGERLGHYPKVLSGGEQQRVALARAFVVKPALLLADEPTGSLDHASGERIMDLMFELNKELGTTLVLVTHDLKLAAKCDQAITIEAGQIKR; the protein is encoded by the coding sequence ATGACCCAGCCTTCATTTGAAAATTCATCGACATCGCCTTTGATGGTGGTCTCGCACTTATCGAAATCGGTGCAAGACGCCAGCGGCACACTGCACATTCTCCGCGATATCGACTTTCAGCTTTCGCCGCAACAGTCTTTGGCCATCGTGGGCGCATCGGGTTCGGGCAAAAGCACCTTGCTGTCCATCATGGCGGGCTTGGATACACCCACGCAAGGCACGGTGTATTTGGGCGGCGTGGACATGTTTGCAATGGACGAAGACGCACGCGCCGCCTTGCGTGCGCGCCAAGTCGGCTTTGTGTTTCAAAGCTTTCAGCTCTTGGGTAATATGACCGCACTTGAAAACGTCATGCTTCCGTTGGAACTGGCCGGTGTGCCCAACCCACGCGTCGCGGCTAAAGACATGTTGGCGCGTGTGGGACTTGGCGAACGCTTGGGCCACTACCCCAAAGTCCTCTCGGGTGGCGAGCAACAGCGCGTCGCCTTGGCCCGTGCCTTCGTGGTCAAACCCGCGCTGCTGCTGGCTGACGAGCCCACAGGCAGTTTGGACCACGCCAGCGGCGAACGCATCATGGATTTGATGTTTGAGTTGAACAAAGAACTGGGCACCACGCTCGTGTTGGTAACGCATGATTTGAAACTCGCGGCGAAGTGCGATCAGGCCATCACGATTGAGGCGGGGCAGATCAAACGGTAG
- a CDS encoding arylesterase, translating to MKRNGLLRRDFNLGALGATLLGTFGLGTASAQQSIITSTGQGMEGDITSTGPHRRRGQPYPSQVPPPGSAPPPGTVPAATILVLGDSLSAEYGIPRGKGWVALLADKLQAERPDVRVVNASISGDTTAGGRSRLPAMLDQVRPIQVVIELGGNDALRGLDLDSTQNNLEAMIQACRAVNARVVLVGMQIPPNYGPDYSAKFSVMFANLAKKYRTGLVPFFLKGIADAPDATAQFQPDRIHPKAEAHPRMLANVWPEIKKNL from the coding sequence ATGAAGCGCAATGGGTTGTTGAGACGTGACTTTAACTTGGGCGCACTGGGCGCTACTTTGCTGGGGACATTTGGCCTCGGCACAGCTTCGGCGCAACAAAGCATCATCACATCCACCGGCCAAGGCATGGAAGGCGACATCACTTCCACAGGCCCACACCGCCGTCGTGGCCAGCCCTACCCAAGCCAAGTGCCACCACCCGGCTCTGCACCTCCACCAGGCACAGTACCTGCCGCTACGATTTTGGTGTTGGGCGACTCACTCAGCGCCGAATACGGCATTCCACGCGGCAAAGGCTGGGTGGCCTTATTGGCCGACAAGCTGCAAGCCGAGCGCCCCGATGTACGCGTGGTCAACGCCAGCATCAGTGGCGATACCACCGCCGGTGGCCGCTCTCGCTTGCCCGCCATGCTCGACCAAGTGCGCCCCATACAAGTCGTGATTGAGTTAGGTGGCAATGACGCGCTGCGCGGCCTCGACCTCGACAGCACCCAAAACAACCTCGAAGCCATGATTCAAGCCTGCCGCGCCGTGAACGCACGCGTGGTGTTGGTGGGCATGCAAATCCCACCCAACTATGGGCCTGATTACAGCGCCAAGTTTTCAGTGATGTTTGCCAACCTCGCCAAGAAATACCGCACTGGCCTTGTGCCGTTTTTCCTCAAAGGCATTGCCGATGCGCCCGACGCCACCGCGCAGTTCCAACCCGACCGCATTCACCCCAAAGCCGAAGCGCACCCCCGCATGCTGGCCAATGTGTGGCCCGAAATCAAAAAGAATTTATAA